One part of the Drosophila teissieri strain GT53w chromosome 3R, Prin_Dtei_1.1, whole genome shotgun sequence genome encodes these proteins:
- the LOC122622641 gene encoding ATP-dependent Clp protease ATP-binding subunit clpX-like, mitochondrial isoform X1, whose product MSMVRRIILLGPKYSVWAKGSGAGQSQRSARCVILSAGSADDSNCGVRRFHLATRNCARNRLMRLEPAMAIPAYIDVTNATSRTPGDSSDSGSGSEGGASASGGSGAKSPGSAAGSGASSTSGADPPGGGSDKFLSCPKCGSACTQVETFVSSTRFVKCAKCNYFFVVLSEVETKQRTKDEPKNQRKPPPPPQKIMEYLDKHVVGQDFAKKVLAVAVYNHYKRIHHNLPQLQNQGAGASGSGGGLDGIPRPDLLHITGIGHTLNSSPGNELPPKSPAQMGMGGGMGGPGLGAGLTGASSSNARGGGDHRSGSEILDRHSSDVKLEKSNIIMLGPTGSGKTLIAQTIAKCLDVPFAICDCTTLTQAGYVGEDIESVISKLLQDANYNVERAQTGIVFLDEVDKIGAVPGIHQLRDVGGEGVQQGMLKMLEGTVVNVPERNSPRKLRGETVQVDTTNILFVASGAYTGLDRLIARRLNEKYLGFGMPSTSGSGRRAAQSAASPMDNDQEERDKCLTKVQARDLVEFGMIPEFVGRFPVIVPFHSLNVSMLVRILTEPRNALVPQYKALLGLDEVDLTFTEDAVKSIAQLAMERHTGARGLRSIMEQLLLDPMFIVPGSDIRGVHITADYVKGSSTPEYSRDADAPASGTVATDSDTTTDNDKNFENSEKSGLNGKLIGSS is encoded by the exons ATGAGCATGGTGCGGCGGATTATCCTGCTGGGCCCCAAATACAGTGTGTGGGCAAAGG GAAGCGGGGCTGGTCAATCACAGCGCTCGGCAAGATGTGTTATCCTAAGCGCAGGATCTGCGGATGACAGCAACTGTGGCGTAAGACGCTTCCACCTAGCAACACGGAACTGCGCGAGGAATCGACTGATGAGATTGGAGCCCGCGATGGCAATACCGGCATATATTGATGTAACCAACGCCACTTCAAGAACGCCAGGGGACTCCAGCGACAGTGGGAGCGGCAGCGAAGGGGGAGCCAGTGCGTCGGGAGGTAGTGGAGCGAAGAGCCCCGGCAGTGCGGCTGGTTCTGGTGCAAGTTCTACTAGTGGCGCCGATCCGCCAGGCGGCGGCAGTGACAAGTTCCTCTCGTGCCCAAAGTGCGGCAGCGCCTGCACCCAAGTTGAGACTTTTGTCAGCTCGACGCGGTTCGTGAAGTGCGCCAAGTGCAACTACTTCTTTGTTGTGCTCTCGGAAGTGGAGACCAAGCAGCGCACCAAGGACGAGCCCAAGAACCAGCGCAAGCCGCCACCTCCACCACAAAAGATCATGGAGTACCTGGACAAGCACGTTGTGGGACAGGACTTCGCCAAAAAGGTGCTGGCGGTGGCCGTCTACAACCACTACAAGCGCATCCACCACAATCTGCCGCAACTGCAAAACCAGGGAGCTGGTGCCAGTGGATCCGGTGGCGGCCTAGATGGTATTCCTCGGCCCGACCTGCTACACATCACCGGTATCGGTCACACGCTGAACAGCTCGCCGGGCAACGAACTGCCTCCAAAGTCGCCGGCTCAGATGGGCATGGGCGGGGGAATGGGAGGACCTGGACTTGGAGCAGGACTAACGGGTGCATCATCGAGCAATGCGCGTGGAGGTGGCGACCATCGATCCGGATCAGAAATACTTGACCGGCATTCCAGCGATGTTAAGCTGGAAAAGAGTAACATAATCATGTTGGGCCCCACGGGATCCGGTAAGACGCTGATCGCCCAGACTATTGCCAAGTGCCTCGATGTGCCCTTCGCCATTTGCGACTGCACCACCTTGACACAGGCGGGCTATGTAGGCGAGGACATCGAGAGCGTTATTTCAAAGCTACTGCAAGATGCCAACTACAATGTAGAGCGCGCACAGACGGGCATTGTTTTCCTCGACGAGGTGGACAAAATCGGTGCCGTCCCCGGAATTCACCAGCTTCGTGACGTTGGAGGCGAGGGCGTGCAGCAGGGCATGCTAAAAATGCTCGAAGGCACTGTGGTCAACGTGCCGGAGCGGAACTCCCCGCGCAAACTGCGTGGCGAGACCGTCCAGGTGGACACTACAAACATCCTTTTCGTGGCCTCTGGTGCCTACACAGGACTGGACAGGCTTATCGCACGTCGTCTCAACGAAAAG TATTTGGGTTTCGGCATGCCTTCGACCAGCGGATCTGGCCGTCGTGCAGCTCAATCAGCCGCCAGTCCCATGGACAACGACCAGGAGGAGCGTGATAAATGCCTGACCAAAGTGCAGGCTCGTGATCTCGTTGAGTTCGGCATGATACCG GAATTCGTTGGACGTTTCCCGGTTATCGTCCCCTTCCACAGTTTGAACGTTAGCATGCTTGTGCGTATCCTTACAGAGCCGCGAAACGCTCTAGTGCCGCAATATAAGGCACTCCTGGGTCTTGATGAGGTAGATCTTACGTTCACCGAGGATGCTGTAAAGTCGATAGCCCAGCTGGCGATGGAAAGGCACACGGGAGCTCGTGGACTGCGCTCCATAATG GAACAACTGCTGCTGGATCCCATGTTCATAGTGCCTGGTTCAGATATTCGGGGTGTTCACATAACCGCCGATTATGTCAAGGGCAGCTCCACCCCCGAGTACAGTCGTGATGCAGACGCCCCGGCATCTGGGACGGTTGCCACGGATTCCGATACCACAACCGATAATGATAAGAACTTTGAGAATAGTGAGAAA tcTGGTTTGAATGGTAAATTGATTGGTTCATCGTAG
- the LOC122622641 gene encoding ATP-dependent Clp protease ATP-binding subunit clpX-like, mitochondrial isoform X2, which produces MSMVRRIILLGPKYSVWAKGSGAGQSQRSARCVILSAGSADDSNCGVRRFHLATRNCARNRLMRLEPAMAIPAYIDVTNATSRTPGDSSDSGSGSEGGASASGGSGAKSPGSAAGSGASSTSGADPPGGGSDKFLSCPKCGSACTQVETFVSSTRFVKCAKCNYFFVVLSEVETKQRTKDEPKNQRKPPPPPQKIMEYLDKHVVGQDFAKKVLAVAVYNHYKRIHHNLPQLQNQGAGASGSGGGLDGIPRPDLLHITGIGHTLNSSPGNELPPKSPAQMGMGGGMGGPGLGAGLTGASSSNARGGGDHRSGSEILDRHSSDVKLEKSNIIMLGPTGSGKTLIAQTIAKCLDVPFAICDCTTLTQAGYVGEDIESVISKLLQDANYNVERAQTGIVFLDEVDKIGAVPGIHQLRDVGGEGVQQGMLKMLEGTVVNVPERNSPRKLRGETVQVDTTNILFVASGAYTGLDRLIARRLNEKYLGFGMPSTSGSGRRAAQSAASPMDNDQEERDKCLTKVQARDLVEFGMIPEFVGRFPVIVPFHSLNVSMLVRILTEPRNALVPQYKALLGLDEVDLTFTEDAVKSIAQLAMERHTGARGLRSIMEQLLLDPMFIVPGSDIRGVHITADYVKGSSTPEYSRDADAPASGTVATDSDTTTDNDKNFENSEKIPSSNPSLCKI; this is translated from the exons ATGAGCATGGTGCGGCGGATTATCCTGCTGGGCCCCAAATACAGTGTGTGGGCAAAGG GAAGCGGGGCTGGTCAATCACAGCGCTCGGCAAGATGTGTTATCCTAAGCGCAGGATCTGCGGATGACAGCAACTGTGGCGTAAGACGCTTCCACCTAGCAACACGGAACTGCGCGAGGAATCGACTGATGAGATTGGAGCCCGCGATGGCAATACCGGCATATATTGATGTAACCAACGCCACTTCAAGAACGCCAGGGGACTCCAGCGACAGTGGGAGCGGCAGCGAAGGGGGAGCCAGTGCGTCGGGAGGTAGTGGAGCGAAGAGCCCCGGCAGTGCGGCTGGTTCTGGTGCAAGTTCTACTAGTGGCGCCGATCCGCCAGGCGGCGGCAGTGACAAGTTCCTCTCGTGCCCAAAGTGCGGCAGCGCCTGCACCCAAGTTGAGACTTTTGTCAGCTCGACGCGGTTCGTGAAGTGCGCCAAGTGCAACTACTTCTTTGTTGTGCTCTCGGAAGTGGAGACCAAGCAGCGCACCAAGGACGAGCCCAAGAACCAGCGCAAGCCGCCACCTCCACCACAAAAGATCATGGAGTACCTGGACAAGCACGTTGTGGGACAGGACTTCGCCAAAAAGGTGCTGGCGGTGGCCGTCTACAACCACTACAAGCGCATCCACCACAATCTGCCGCAACTGCAAAACCAGGGAGCTGGTGCCAGTGGATCCGGTGGCGGCCTAGATGGTATTCCTCGGCCCGACCTGCTACACATCACCGGTATCGGTCACACGCTGAACAGCTCGCCGGGCAACGAACTGCCTCCAAAGTCGCCGGCTCAGATGGGCATGGGCGGGGGAATGGGAGGACCTGGACTTGGAGCAGGACTAACGGGTGCATCATCGAGCAATGCGCGTGGAGGTGGCGACCATCGATCCGGATCAGAAATACTTGACCGGCATTCCAGCGATGTTAAGCTGGAAAAGAGTAACATAATCATGTTGGGCCCCACGGGATCCGGTAAGACGCTGATCGCCCAGACTATTGCCAAGTGCCTCGATGTGCCCTTCGCCATTTGCGACTGCACCACCTTGACACAGGCGGGCTATGTAGGCGAGGACATCGAGAGCGTTATTTCAAAGCTACTGCAAGATGCCAACTACAATGTAGAGCGCGCACAGACGGGCATTGTTTTCCTCGACGAGGTGGACAAAATCGGTGCCGTCCCCGGAATTCACCAGCTTCGTGACGTTGGAGGCGAGGGCGTGCAGCAGGGCATGCTAAAAATGCTCGAAGGCACTGTGGTCAACGTGCCGGAGCGGAACTCCCCGCGCAAACTGCGTGGCGAGACCGTCCAGGTGGACACTACAAACATCCTTTTCGTGGCCTCTGGTGCCTACACAGGACTGGACAGGCTTATCGCACGTCGTCTCAACGAAAAG TATTTGGGTTTCGGCATGCCTTCGACCAGCGGATCTGGCCGTCGTGCAGCTCAATCAGCCGCCAGTCCCATGGACAACGACCAGGAGGAGCGTGATAAATGCCTGACCAAAGTGCAGGCTCGTGATCTCGTTGAGTTCGGCATGATACCG GAATTCGTTGGACGTTTCCCGGTTATCGTCCCCTTCCACAGTTTGAACGTTAGCATGCTTGTGCGTATCCTTACAGAGCCGCGAAACGCTCTAGTGCCGCAATATAAGGCACTCCTGGGTCTTGATGAGGTAGATCTTACGTTCACCGAGGATGCTGTAAAGTCGATAGCCCAGCTGGCGATGGAAAGGCACACGGGAGCTCGTGGACTGCGCTCCATAATG GAACAACTGCTGCTGGATCCCATGTTCATAGTGCCTGGTTCAGATATTCGGGGTGTTCACATAACCGCCGATTATGTCAAGGGCAGCTCCACCCCCGAGTACAGTCGTGATGCAGACGCCCCGGCATCTGGGACGGTTGCCACGGATTCCGATACCACAACCGATAATGATAAGAACTTTGAGAATAGTGAGAAA ATCCCTTCCTCAAACCCATCACTCTGTAAAATATGA
- the LOC122622643 gene encoding surfeit locus protein 6 homolog has protein sequence MTQAEIAKCLREEYEIAHNKEQKPKKEDLLTITKKFHQRVLELLTTHKVPYSKQEDEETYEEYLLSDTEESGNKKKGNQGKLKKQDSDDEDVEARIASIKNKLRQKKGPTTERQQKRRESKKLKRSKGVQKLLLSSAKNLKNENVKHQKLKNGLVKAEQETEDSKEQIQPVKVQPVYNQEAKIVYSKVDFAANPGGKAKKSHQNPKEILKKLRDTKKHLSELREQGETDKAAEIQTDIAWRNAFDKVEGKKVKDDTKLLQKAIKKRRVEKKKSKTKWTERKQKVEHDKEKRQKKRQENLDKRSKDKKNRKLKTASKKGRIIPGY, from the exons ATGACTCAGGCGGAGATCGCGAAATGTCTGCGAGAGGAGTACGAAATCGCGCACAACAAGGAGCAGAAGCCCAAGAAGGAGGACCTGCTCACGATCACCAAGAAGTTCCATCAGCGTGTCTTGGAACTACTGACCACTCACAAAGTGCCCTACTCCAAACAAGAAG ATGAGGAGACCTACGAAGAGTACCTGCTGTCGGACACGGAGGAATCGGGCAACAAGAAAAAGGGAAACCagggaaaactgaaaaagcaAGACTCAGACGACGAGGATGTGGAGGCGCGCATAGCCTCCATCAAGAACAAGCTGCGCCAAAAGAAGGGCCCCACCACGGAGCGCCAGCAGAAACGGCGCGAATCAAAAAAGCTGAAACGCAGCAAGGGCGTCCAGAAACTGCTTCTCTCCTCGGCCAAAAACCTCAAGAACGAGAACGTCAAGCACCAGAAGCTGAAGAACGGCTTGGTGAAGGCCGAACAGGAGACAGAGGACAGCAAGGAACAGATCCAGCCGGTCAAAGTGCAGCCGGTGTACAATCAGGAGGCCAAGATCGTCTACTCCAAGGTGGACTTCGCCGCCAATCCAGGAGGCAAAGCCAAGAAGTCACACCAAAACCCCAAGGAGATTCTGAAGAAGTTGCGCGACACCAAGAAGCACCTAAGCGAGCTGCGCGAACAGGGCGAAACGGATAAGGCGGCGGAGATTCAAACGGACATCGCCTGGCGCAACGCCTTCGACAAGGTCGAGGGCAAGAAGGTCAAGGACGACACCAAGCTCCTGCAAAAGGCCATTAAAAAGCGGCGCGTGGAGAAGAAGAAGTCTAAGACCAAGTGGACGGAACGCAAACAGAAGGTGGAGCACGACAAGGAGAAGCGGCAGAAAAAGCGACAGGAGAACCTGGATAAGCGAAGCAAGGACAAGAAGAACCGGAAACTAAAGACGGCCAGCAAGAAGGGTCGCATCATACCCGGCTATTAA
- the LOC122622641 gene encoding ATP-dependent Clp protease ATP-binding subunit clpX-like, mitochondrial isoform X3, with protein MSMVRRIILLGPKYSVWAKGSGAGQSQRSARCVILSAGSADDSNCGVRRFHLATRNCARNRLMRLEPAMAIPAYIDVTNATSRTPGDSSDSGSGSEGGASASGGSGAKSPGSAAGSGASSTSGADPPGGGSDKFLSCPKCGSACTQVETFVSSTRFVKCAKCNYFFVVLSEVETKQRTKDEPKNQRKPPPPPQKIMEYLDKHVVGQDFAKKVLAVAVYNHYKRIHHNLPQLQNQGAGASGSGGGLDGIPRPDLLHITGIGHTLNSSPGNELPPKSPAQMGMGGGMGGPGLGAGLTGASSSNARGGGDHRSGSEILDRHSSDVKLEKSNIIMLGPTGSGKTLIAQTIAKCLDVPFAICDCTTLTQAGYVGEDIESVISKLLQDANYNVERAQTGIVFLDEVDKIGAVPGIHQLRDVGGEGVQQGMLKMLEGTVVNVPERNSPRKLRGETVQVDTTNILFVASGAYTGLDRLIARRLNEKYLGFGMPSTSGSGRRAAQSAASPMDNDQEERDKCLTKVQARDLVEFGMIPEFVGRFPVIVPFHSLNVSMLVRILTEPRNALVPQYKALLGLDEVDLTFTEDAVKSIAQLAMERHTGARGLRSIMEQLLLDPMFIVPGSDIRGVHITADYVKGSSTPEYSRDADAPASGTVATDSDTTTDNDKNFENSEKIGPF; from the exons ATGAGCATGGTGCGGCGGATTATCCTGCTGGGCCCCAAATACAGTGTGTGGGCAAAGG GAAGCGGGGCTGGTCAATCACAGCGCTCGGCAAGATGTGTTATCCTAAGCGCAGGATCTGCGGATGACAGCAACTGTGGCGTAAGACGCTTCCACCTAGCAACACGGAACTGCGCGAGGAATCGACTGATGAGATTGGAGCCCGCGATGGCAATACCGGCATATATTGATGTAACCAACGCCACTTCAAGAACGCCAGGGGACTCCAGCGACAGTGGGAGCGGCAGCGAAGGGGGAGCCAGTGCGTCGGGAGGTAGTGGAGCGAAGAGCCCCGGCAGTGCGGCTGGTTCTGGTGCAAGTTCTACTAGTGGCGCCGATCCGCCAGGCGGCGGCAGTGACAAGTTCCTCTCGTGCCCAAAGTGCGGCAGCGCCTGCACCCAAGTTGAGACTTTTGTCAGCTCGACGCGGTTCGTGAAGTGCGCCAAGTGCAACTACTTCTTTGTTGTGCTCTCGGAAGTGGAGACCAAGCAGCGCACCAAGGACGAGCCCAAGAACCAGCGCAAGCCGCCACCTCCACCACAAAAGATCATGGAGTACCTGGACAAGCACGTTGTGGGACAGGACTTCGCCAAAAAGGTGCTGGCGGTGGCCGTCTACAACCACTACAAGCGCATCCACCACAATCTGCCGCAACTGCAAAACCAGGGAGCTGGTGCCAGTGGATCCGGTGGCGGCCTAGATGGTATTCCTCGGCCCGACCTGCTACACATCACCGGTATCGGTCACACGCTGAACAGCTCGCCGGGCAACGAACTGCCTCCAAAGTCGCCGGCTCAGATGGGCATGGGCGGGGGAATGGGAGGACCTGGACTTGGAGCAGGACTAACGGGTGCATCATCGAGCAATGCGCGTGGAGGTGGCGACCATCGATCCGGATCAGAAATACTTGACCGGCATTCCAGCGATGTTAAGCTGGAAAAGAGTAACATAATCATGTTGGGCCCCACGGGATCCGGTAAGACGCTGATCGCCCAGACTATTGCCAAGTGCCTCGATGTGCCCTTCGCCATTTGCGACTGCACCACCTTGACACAGGCGGGCTATGTAGGCGAGGACATCGAGAGCGTTATTTCAAAGCTACTGCAAGATGCCAACTACAATGTAGAGCGCGCACAGACGGGCATTGTTTTCCTCGACGAGGTGGACAAAATCGGTGCCGTCCCCGGAATTCACCAGCTTCGTGACGTTGGAGGCGAGGGCGTGCAGCAGGGCATGCTAAAAATGCTCGAAGGCACTGTGGTCAACGTGCCGGAGCGGAACTCCCCGCGCAAACTGCGTGGCGAGACCGTCCAGGTGGACACTACAAACATCCTTTTCGTGGCCTCTGGTGCCTACACAGGACTGGACAGGCTTATCGCACGTCGTCTCAACGAAAAG TATTTGGGTTTCGGCATGCCTTCGACCAGCGGATCTGGCCGTCGTGCAGCTCAATCAGCCGCCAGTCCCATGGACAACGACCAGGAGGAGCGTGATAAATGCCTGACCAAAGTGCAGGCTCGTGATCTCGTTGAGTTCGGCATGATACCG GAATTCGTTGGACGTTTCCCGGTTATCGTCCCCTTCCACAGTTTGAACGTTAGCATGCTTGTGCGTATCCTTACAGAGCCGCGAAACGCTCTAGTGCCGCAATATAAGGCACTCCTGGGTCTTGATGAGGTAGATCTTACGTTCACCGAGGATGCTGTAAAGTCGATAGCCCAGCTGGCGATGGAAAGGCACACGGGAGCTCGTGGACTGCGCTCCATAATG GAACAACTGCTGCTGGATCCCATGTTCATAGTGCCTGGTTCAGATATTCGGGGTGTTCACATAACCGCCGATTATGTCAAGGGCAGCTCCACCCCCGAGTACAGTCGTGATGCAGACGCCCCGGCATCTGGGACGGTTGCCACGGATTCCGATACCACAACCGATAATGATAAGAACTTTGAGAATAGTGAGAAA ATCGGACCGTTTTAG